The DNA region TAATTACTGTCTGTAAGAAGCGGGGCGATGAATAGCCTAGCTCCAACCCCCATCTTTTTCAAGACGGCGTGTAATAGGGTGGCGGATAGCCTCTCTCCGAAAGAGGCGAAGTAATCAGACGTCCACTCTGCCCGCGGGAGTTTGAGAGCTTTTTCCAGATCCTTCAACAGCGGCGTGATGGCTTCTTCAACTCCTAAAGATCTGGCAATGGATATATGCCTGTGGGCCACCTCCTCGTAGAGGAGGTAGCTCCTCGTCTTGTCAAGCTGGAGTAGCATATCTGTTATTCCCTTCACCGCCGACACTACCACAACTGGGGGCTCTCTGAAAGACGCAACAAACCGAGCCGCCGTTACGAAATCTGAATAGCTTCGGAGGAGTGAACCCCCTATCTTGACCACCTGCTTCATTTCTCCAACAGCTCCATCAGCTCGTCGGCGTTCCTAACTTCCTTTGCCGATATCTCCACCGCGTCGGGGTCCTTTAGGGCGTGGCCCGTCACCACGGCGACCACGACTCCCCTCAACTTGGCCTTTAAAAAACCTGCAACCGAGGCCGCCCCGGCGGGCTCGGCGCCTATTCCGTCTCTCTGCGCTAGCTCTCGTTGCGCCTTTAAGATTTCGCCGTCTTGGACCTTGATAAAGAAGCCGCCTGACTCCTTCACGGCCCTAACTGCCTTGGGCCAGTTTATAGGTCTCCCGATCTTTATCGCAGTCGCCACCGTCCTCGGCTCGTCGACGAATAGGGGCTCCTCCAGCCCCCTCTCCCACGCCTCGGCAAGCGGGGCGGCGCCCTCTGCCTGCACGCCCACCATCCGCGGAAGCTTGTTGCACAAGCCCAGCTCCGCCAGTTCTTTAAACCCCTTCCAGATGGCCGAGATATTTCCGGCGTTGCCTACCGGCACAACCACGTAGTCGGGGCAACCGAGCTCCTCGAATATTTCAAAAGCCACAGTCTTCTGCCCCTCGAGGCGCCAGGGGTTGAAGCTGTTTAGGGGGTAGGCGTACTTAGTGCCGTAGTTTACCACGTATTCGAGGGCCTTGTCGAAGAGGCCGTTGATCATCACGATCTCCGCCCCGTGGAGGGCGGCTTGCATTAGCTTCCCCCTTGCCACGTTGCCCCTGGGGAGCACTACGTAACACCTCATCCCCGCCCTGGCGGCGTAGGCTGCGGCGGACGCGGCCGTATTGCCGGTCGAAGCGACGAGTATTTTGTTTGCGCCGCTCTCCTTTGCCACTGTGACTCCGAGCGCCATGCCCCGATCCTTAAAACTGCCGGTGGGGTTAGCCCCCTCGAACTTGACGTATAGACCTTCTGCTAAGTTGGACTTGACAAGGGGGGTAGCGCCTTCGCCAAGAGTTATGCCTTTTTTAAGCGGGAGCATAGAGGCGTAGCGCCACACGCCTATCCCTTTCGGCGCCCAATGCTTAGAGGATATCTCTACGTCTAGGAGCCCCCCGCACCTTGGACATTTGAAGAGTTTGTAACTGGGACTGTATACTTGGCCGCAACTTATACACCTAAGAAATACGCCGTCCCCGAAATCCCCTCCATGGCCTGGAGTATTAGGGGTATATATAACCTTTTCGAAAAAGAAAAACTTATATAGAGCCCGGTGTTGCCCTATATGGATCTGGGGCCAGAGGGGAAACCGGGGCGATCTATATCCTCACAGACAGCCCCACAGTCTTCGACAAGGCGCTTGTAGAGGCAGTAGCGTCGAGAGGTTATAAACCCCAACTTGTAAACGTCACAGAGACGGTCTTGTTCAGCATAAAAGGCACCGCGGTGCTCAGAATTAGCAACCCATACGCCGCGATTGCGTACGGCCAAATTGCGGAGAGGAGCATAAACCCCCCCGGGGCCATATACGCAGCGGTGAACCGCCTCACGTGGTTGCCTAAATTCGGCCCGCCTTACGCCGTCGTGTCGTCTGACACCTCGGTGGAAAAGGTGGAATTAGAACGGCCTTGGATGTTGCTAACAGCGTGGAGACTTGGCCTAGACGGCCCTGTGACCAGCGTTGAGGGGGCCAAAAGCGTGTTGGAACACAGATCATTTATGCGCACACCTCTCTCAAAAGTATCTATAGTAATACCTAAACCGGAGAGGACGGTTACTGTCTTCGCCACAGCGAAAAACGCCACGGGGATTGCAGCAGATGTCTTGAGATATCTAGGTCTGCTCTACGGCAAGTTGACCATAGGCGACTACGGAGGAAAATTCTACGTAATAGACGTTGACCCAGTCCCCCAGCTAGAGAGCAGAGAAGAGGTTAAAGAACTCGCCGAGGTGTTATAACCAACAGCGAATATCTGCCACTTTTTACAAGGACAATCCCGACATGTGTTTCTTTAGTATAGGTGACACGCGACGTAGTGGCCACTTTTTACCTCTTTCAACTGGGGCTCTTCCACGTCGCATTTTCCTTTTATGAAGTAGGGGCAGCGGGGGTGGAAGCGGCAACCGGCAGGCGGATTTATTGGGCTTGGCGGTTCTCCTTGCAAGAGCACCGTCTTTTTGCTCCTAGCTATCTTGGGGTCTGGCACTGGAAGCGCCGAAATGAGGGCTTGGGTGTATGGGTGTAAAGGCTCCTTAATTACGGCGTCTACGGGGCCTATTTCCACGATTTTGCCCATATACATTACTGCAATTCTATTGCTCATGTATCGGACGGCTCCTATATCGTGGCTAATGAATAAGTATGTAAGGCCGAGGCGCCTCTGAAGGTCCTTCAACATGTTTAAAATCTGGGCCTGTACCGACACGTCGAGCGCCGAGGTCGGCTCGTCGAGTACTAGGAACTTGGGCTCAAGTATCAGTGCCCTGAGTATCGCAATTCTCTGTCTCTGGCCTCCGCTGAACTCGTGCGGGTAGCGGTGGAGGTGGCTCCTCTCGAGCCCCACAAGCTCCAGCATTTTGCCTATGTGCTCTTCTGGGTCTTGTATAGGCAGTTTGTGAACTTTAATTACTTCGAGGAGTGTTTGGTAAACAGTAAAGCGCGGGTTAAGCGACATGTAGGGATCTTGGAATATTATCTGAGCCTTTCTCCTAAACGTGGCCAGCTCCTTACCTGAAAGTTTCGTGACGTCGGCGCCGTCGAAGTATATCTTGCCCGAGGTGGGCTCTATTAGTCTAAGTATGAGTCTCCCTAAAGTGGTTTTCCCACTCCCCGTCTCGCCAACCAGCCCAAGGGTCTCCCCCTCGTAGATCTCCAAGTCAACGTTGTCGACGGCCTTGACGTAGCCGCGCGGTCTCAGCAACCCGCCTACTGGGAAGTACTTGCTTAGTCTCTCGGCCTTTACTAGGGCCTTCATACGTACAACCAGCAAGCTACCTTGTGTCTGTCGCCTACAAGGGGCGGCTCTTCCACGTCGCATTTTCCTTTTATGAAGTAGGGGCAGCGGGGGTGGAAGCGGCAACCGGCAGGCGGATTTATGAGGTTGGGTATTGTGCCCGGCACAGGCTCTAGCCGTTCCTGAGTCTTGATGGGGTTTATCACGGCTCTTAGAAGGCCCTGGGTATAGGGGTGTCTCGGGTTTTCGAATACCTCATCTACAGGTCCTTCCTCGACTATTTTTCCGCCGTACAT from Pyrobaculum arsenaticum DSM 13514 includes:
- the thrC gene encoding threonine synthase, coding for MWRYASMLPLKKGITLGEGATPLVKSNLAEGLYVKFEGANPTGSFKDRGMALGVTVAKESGANKILVASTGNTAASAAAYAARAGMRCYVVLPRGNVARGKLMQAALHGAEIVMINGLFDKALEYVVNYGTKYAYPLNSFNPWRLEGQKTVAFEIFEELGCPDYVVVPVGNAGNISAIWKGFKELAELGLCNKLPRMVGVQAEGAAPLAEAWERGLEEPLFVDEPRTVATAIKIGRPINWPKAVRAVKESGGFFIKVQDGEILKAQRELAQRDGIGAEPAGAASVAGFLKAKLRGVVVAVVTGHALKDPDAVEISAKEVRNADELMELLEK
- a CDS encoding ABC transporter ATP-binding protein; its protein translation is MKALVKAERLSKYFPVGGLLRPRGYVKAVDNVDLEIYEGETLGLVGETGSGKTTLGRLILRLIEPTSGKIYFDGADVTKLSGKELATFRRKAQIIFQDPYMSLNPRFTVYQTLLEVIKVHKLPIQDPEEHIGKMLELVGLERSHLHRYPHEFSGGQRQRIAILRALILEPKFLVLDEPTSALDVSVQAQILNMLKDLQRRLGLTYLFISHDIGAVRYMSNRIAVMYMGKIVEIGPVDAVIKEPLHPYTQALISALPVPDPKIARSKKTVLLQGEPPSPINPPAGCRFHPRCPYFIKGKCDVEEPQLKEVKSGHYVACHLY